A single window of Rhizobium indicum DNA harbors:
- a CDS encoding aldehyde dehydrogenase family protein gives MTIYQNLIAGEWVGSNATKNINPSDTNEVVGLYADGSADDTRNAIAAAKAAFPAWSRSGIWERHVILKKTGDEIMARKDELGALLAREEGKTLPEATGEVIRASQIFEFFAGEALRLAGEVIPSVRPNIGVEITREALGVIGIITPWNFPIAIPAWKIAPALCYGNTIVFKPAELVPACSWAIVDILNRAGLPKGVLNLVMGKGSVVGQAMLESPDVHGITFTGSTGTGRRVAAASIEHNRKFQLEMGGKNPMVVLDDADLNVAVEAAANSGFFSTGQRCTASSRLIVTEGIHDKFVAALTDKLKTLVVDNALKAGTHIGPVVDERQLKTDTDYIEIGKSEGAKLAFGGEVISRDTPGFYLQPTLFTEATNQMRISREEIFGPVVSVIRAKDYDEALAIANDTPFGLSAGIATTSLKHATHFKRNSEAGMVMVNLPTAGVDFHVPFGGRKGSSYGPREQGKYAAEFYTTVKTAYTLA, from the coding sequence ATGACCATTTATCAAAATCTGATCGCCGGCGAATGGGTCGGCTCGAATGCGACGAAGAACATCAACCCGTCGGATACGAATGAAGTCGTCGGCCTCTATGCCGACGGCAGCGCTGATGACACGAGAAACGCCATCGCCGCCGCCAAGGCCGCCTTCCCGGCCTGGTCGCGCTCGGGCATCTGGGAGCGCCACGTCATCCTGAAGAAGACGGGCGACGAGATCATGGCGCGCAAGGACGAACTGGGCGCGCTGCTTGCCCGCGAAGAAGGCAAGACGCTGCCGGAAGCCACCGGTGAGGTGATCCGCGCGTCGCAGATTTTCGAATTCTTCGCCGGTGAAGCGCTGCGGCTGGCCGGTGAAGTCATTCCGTCGGTTCGCCCGAATATCGGCGTCGAAATCACCCGCGAGGCGCTCGGTGTCATCGGCATCATCACGCCGTGGAACTTCCCGATCGCCATTCCCGCCTGGAAGATCGCGCCGGCGCTCTGCTACGGCAACACCATCGTCTTCAAGCCGGCCGAACTGGTGCCCGCCTGTTCCTGGGCGATCGTCGATATCCTCAACCGCGCCGGCCTGCCGAAGGGCGTGCTGAACCTCGTCATGGGCAAGGGCTCGGTCGTCGGCCAGGCCATGCTCGAAAGCCCCGACGTTCACGGCATCACCTTCACCGGTTCCACCGGCACCGGCAGGCGCGTCGCCGCCGCCTCCATCGAGCATAACCGCAAGTTCCAGCTGGAAATGGGCGGCAAGAACCCGATGGTCGTGCTTGACGATGCCGATCTCAACGTCGCCGTCGAGGCCGCCGCCAATTCCGGCTTCTTCTCGACCGGCCAGCGCTGCACCGCTTCCTCGCGCCTGATCGTCACCGAAGGCATTCACGACAAGTTCGTCGCAGCACTCACCGACAAGCTGAAGACACTCGTCGTCGACAACGCGCTGAAGGCGGGCACTCATATCGGACCTGTCGTCGATGAGCGGCAGTTGAAGACCGATACCGACTATATCGAGATCGGCAAGTCGGAAGGCGCCAAACTTGCCTTCGGCGGAGAGGTGATCTCGCGCGACACGCCCGGCTTCTACCTGCAGCCGACGCTGTTTACCGAAGCGACCAACCAGATGCGCATTTCGCGCGAGGAGATCTTCGGGCCTGTGGTCTCGGTAATCCGGGCGAAGGATTACGACGAGGCGCTTGCCATCGCCAACGACACGCCGTTCGGCCTTTCGGCCGGCATCGCCACCACCAGCCTGAAACATGCGACGCACTTCAAGCGCAATTCCGAGGCTGGCATGGTGATGGTCAACCTGCCGACGGCAGGCGTCGATTTCCACGTGCCGTTCGGCGGCCGCAAGGGTTCGTCCTACGGCCCGCGCGAGCAGGGCAAGTACGCCGCCGAATTCTACACAACCGTCAAGACCGCCTACACCCTGGCTTGA
- the araD gene encoding L-arabinonate dehydratase: MKKKAEWPRRLRSQEWYGGTSRDVIYHRGWLKNQGYPHDLFDGRPVIGILNTWSDMTPCNGHLRELAEKVKAGVWEAGGFPLEVPVFSASENTFRPTAMMYRNLAALAVEEAIRGQPMDGCVLLVGCDKTTPSLIMGAASCDLPSIVVTGGPMLNGYFRGERVGSGTHLWKFSEMVKAGEMTQAEFLEAEASMSRSSGTCNTMGTASTMASMAEALGMALSGNAAIPGVDSRRKVMAQLTGRRIVQMVKDDLKPSEIMTKQAFENAIRTNAAIGGSTNAVIHLLAIAGRVGIDLSLDDWDRCGRDVPTIVNLMPSGKYLMEEFFYAGGLPVVLKRLGEAGLLHKDALTVSGETVWDEVKDVVNWNEDVILPAEKALTASGGIVVLRGNLAPKGAVLKPSAASPHLLVHKGRAVVFEDIDDYKAKINDDNLDIDETCIMVMKNCGPKGYPGMAEVGNMGLPPKVLKKGILDMVRISDARMSGTAYGTVVLHTSPEAAVGGPLAVVKNGDMIELDVPNRRLHLDISEEELARRLAEWQPNHDLPTSGYAFLHQQHVEGADTGADLDFLKGCRGNAVGKDSH, translated from the coding sequence ATGAAAAAGAAAGCGGAATGGCCGCGCAGGCTGAGGTCGCAGGAATGGTACGGCGGTACGAGCCGCGACGTGATCTATCACCGCGGCTGGCTTAAGAACCAGGGTTATCCGCACGACCTGTTCGACGGCCGGCCGGTGATCGGCATCCTCAACACCTGGTCGGATATGACCCCGTGCAACGGTCATCTCAGAGAGCTCGCCGAGAAGGTGAAGGCGGGCGTATGGGAGGCCGGCGGCTTCCCGCTTGAGGTGCCGGTGTTCTCGGCATCCGAAAACACCTTCCGCCCGACGGCGATGATGTATCGCAATCTTGCCGCGCTGGCGGTGGAAGAGGCGATCCGCGGGCAGCCGATGGATGGCTGCGTACTGCTGGTGGGCTGCGACAAGACCACGCCGTCGCTTATCATGGGGGCGGCTTCCTGCGACCTGCCTTCGATCGTCGTCACAGGCGGACCGATGCTGAACGGCTATTTCCGTGGCGAACGGGTCGGCTCGGGCACGCATCTGTGGAAGTTTTCCGAAATGGTGAAGGCCGGCGAGATGACGCAGGCCGAATTCCTCGAGGCGGAAGCCTCGATGAGCCGTTCGTCGGGCACCTGCAACACCATGGGCACCGCCTCCACCATGGCTTCCATGGCCGAGGCGCTCGGCATGGCGCTCTCTGGCAATGCTGCGATCCCGGGCGTCGATTCCCGCCGCAAGGTCATGGCGCAGCTGACCGGCCGGCGTATCGTGCAGATGGTCAAGGATGACCTGAAGCCCTCCGAGATCATGACGAAGCAAGCCTTCGAGAATGCCATTCGCACCAACGCGGCCATCGGTGGATCGACCAATGCCGTCATCCACCTGCTCGCCATCGCCGGCCGTGTCGGCATTGATCTTTCGCTTGATGACTGGGACCGCTGCGGCCGTGACGTCCCGACCATCGTCAACCTGATGCCGTCGGGCAAGTATCTGATGGAGGAGTTCTTCTATGCCGGCGGCCTGCCGGTGGTGCTGAAGCGCCTCGGCGAAGCAGGCCTCCTGCACAAGGACGCGCTGACGGTATCCGGCGAAACCGTCTGGGACGAGGTCAAGGACGTCGTCAACTGGAACGAAGACGTTATCCTGCCGGCCGAAAAGGCGCTGACAGCTTCGGGCGGCATCGTCGTGCTGCGCGGCAACCTCGCGCCGAAGGGCGCGGTGCTGAAGCCTTCGGCGGCTTCGCCGCATCTGCTGGTGCACAAGGGCAGGGCTGTTGTCTTCGAGGACATCGACGACTACAAGGCCAAGATCAACGACGATAACCTCGACATCGACGAAACCTGCATCATGGTCATGAAGAACTGTGGGCCGAAGGGCTATCCCGGGATGGCCGAGGTCGGCAATATGGGGCTGCCGCCGAAGGTGCTGAAGAAGGGCATCCTCGATATGGTGCGCATTTCCGACGCCCGCATGTCCGGAACGGCCTACGGTACCGTCGTCCTGCACACCTCGCCGGAAGCGGCTGTCGGCGGGCCGCTGGCGGTCGTGAAAAACGGCGACATGATCGAGCTCGACGTGCCGAACCGTCGTCTGCATCTTGACATTTCCGAGGAGGAACTGGCGCGGCGGCTCGCCGAATGGCAGCCGAACCATGATCTGCCTACATCCGGCTATGCCTTCCTGCATCAGCAGCATGTCGAAGGGGCAGATACCGGCGCCGATCTCGACTTCCTCAAGGGATGTCGTGGAAACGCCGTCGGCAAGGACAGCCACTGA
- a CDS encoding HD domain-containing phosphohydrolase has translation MPLLIVDDSESSLLALETAVRGFAGCVVESFTNPLEALDRCQAVDFDVVLVDYMMPQMNGIEMIRRLRRRPGYEDVPVVMITSQAKRSVRLEALEAGATDFLAKPFDPLELQARVLNLMALHKAQLALADRAKSLDMAFRHATEQADMREQEIIWCLAQAMASRDGNTGDHIERVANIAELIAEGLGLDRIQRRNIYLAAPLHDIGKIAIPDAILQKPGKLERHEIERMREHVPIGVAILANSSAELSRVATAIIAGHHEKWDGSGYPKGLSGDAIPIEARIVAVADVFEALCSDRPYKQAWPIEQAYEEIIACSGSHFDPACVAAFRRKWPAIRALFEHGAGENHHMAVLNG, from the coding sequence ATGCCTCTTCTTATCGTCGACGACAGCGAATCTAGCCTTCTCGCCCTTGAGACCGCCGTCCGTGGTTTCGCCGGCTGTGTGGTCGAAAGCTTCACCAATCCGCTCGAAGCCCTTGATCGCTGCCAGGCCGTCGATTTCGACGTCGTGCTGGTCGATTATATGATGCCTCAGATGAACGGTATCGAGATGATCCGCAGGCTGCGCCGCCGGCCGGGCTATGAGGATGTGCCCGTTGTGATGATCACCTCGCAGGCGAAGCGGTCGGTTCGGCTGGAAGCGCTGGAGGCCGGCGCCACGGATTTTCTCGCCAAGCCCTTCGACCCGTTGGAACTGCAGGCGCGCGTCCTCAACCTGATGGCCCTGCATAAGGCCCAGCTGGCGCTTGCCGACCGGGCAAAATCACTCGACATGGCCTTCCGGCATGCCACAGAACAGGCCGACATGCGCGAACAGGAGATCATCTGGTGCCTTGCCCAGGCGATGGCCTCGCGTGACGGCAATACCGGCGATCATATCGAGCGCGTCGCCAATATCGCCGAGCTGATTGCCGAAGGCCTCGGCCTCGATCGCATCCAGCGGCGCAATATCTATCTCGCCGCTCCCCTGCACGATATCGGCAAGATCGCCATTCCCGACGCCATCCTGCAGAAGCCGGGTAAGCTCGAGCGGCACGAGATCGAACGCATGCGCGAGCATGTCCCGATCGGTGTCGCCATTCTTGCCAACAGCTCCGCCGAGCTTTCGCGCGTCGCAACCGCCATCATCGCCGGCCATCATGAGAAATGGGACGGAAGCGGCTATCCCAAGGGCCTGTCCGGCGACGCAATCCCGATCGAAGCCCGCATCGTCGCCGTCGCCGACGTCTTCGAAGCGCTCTGCTCCGACCGGCCCTACAAGCAGGCATGGCCGATCGAGCAGGCCTACGAGGAAATCATCGCCTGCAGCGGATCGCATTTCGACCCCGCCTGCGTCGCTGCCTTCCGCCGCAAATGGCCGGCGATCCGCGCACTCTTCGAACATGGCGCCGGGGAAAACCACCACATGGCAGTATTGAACGGCTGA
- a CDS encoding transglutaminase family protein — MRLKISHLTEYRYDEPAQFSLQRLRLTPPTNATQKVLGWALKVEGATPEVEYDDQYGNHVNLVSLEGEQDVTRILAEGEVETGDNNGVTGPHTGFCPLWLFLRDTPLTKGGKLVKELIKGVGGDNELARMHALMAAIHETVDYRPGTSNTETTAEQALERKSGVCQDHAHIFIAAARALQVPARYISGYLMMEEKIEQAATHAWAEAHIPGLGWVGFDPANEICPDARYIRVASGLCYRDAAPISGMRIGTPGETLSVTVKVEDGGQMQSQSQS, encoded by the coding sequence ATGAGACTGAAGATCAGCCACCTCACCGAATACCGCTACGACGAACCGGCGCAATTCTCGCTGCAACGGCTACGGCTGACGCCGCCGACAAACGCCACTCAAAAAGTACTCGGTTGGGCCCTGAAGGTCGAGGGCGCTACGCCGGAGGTCGAATATGACGACCAGTACGGCAATCACGTCAATCTGGTCTCGCTGGAAGGCGAGCAGGACGTAACGCGTATCCTCGCCGAAGGCGAGGTCGAGACAGGGGATAACAACGGCGTCACCGGCCCGCATACCGGCTTCTGCCCGCTTTGGCTCTTCCTGCGCGACACGCCGCTGACCAAGGGTGGCAAGCTGGTGAAGGAACTGATCAAGGGCGTTGGTGGCGATAACGAGCTTGCCCGCATGCATGCGCTGATGGCGGCGATCCACGAAACGGTCGATTACAGGCCCGGCACCAGCAATACCGAGACGACCGCCGAGCAGGCGCTGGAGAGGAAGAGCGGCGTCTGTCAGGACCATGCGCATATTTTCATTGCCGCCGCCCGCGCCCTGCAGGTGCCGGCGCGTTACATCTCCGGTTATTTGATGATGGAGGAAAAGATCGAACAGGCGGCGACCCATGCCTGGGCAGAGGCGCATATTCCCGGCCTCGGCTGGGTCGGCTTCGATCCCGCCAACGAGATCTGCCCGGATGCCCGTTACATCAGAGTCGCCTCCGGCCTCTGCTATCGTGATGCCGCGCCGATTTCAGGCATGCGCATCGGCACGCCGGGCGAAACGCTGTCGGTCACCGTGAAGGTCGAGGATGGCGGACAGATGCAAAGCCAGAGCCAAAGCTGA
- a CDS encoding alpha-E domain-containing protein yields MLGRTANGLYWMFRYIERAENIARLIDAGLRMSLTRSSTGDDNWDGVLQSAGVREAYDEGHNKLTNADAIDYLLRDRTNPSSVMSCIDSGRNNARMVRTALTRETWEATNECWIDLKSLLEKRVKAAEMPEVIDVIKRRAGLIRGAFHGSTLRNELYNFARIGTFIERADNTSRILDVKYYVLLPSVSAVGSSLDNVQWESILRSVSAHRAYSWAYDGEYRAMNIADFLTLNVQMPRSLAYCYEKIVSNLGYLAQDYEARLPAHDTADSIRTTLQTRAIRDIMDQGLHEFLEDFVSRNNKLGAEISDGYRFYV; encoded by the coding sequence ATGCTCGGAAGAACAGCAAACGGCCTCTACTGGATGTTTCGTTACATCGAGCGCGCCGAAAATATAGCCCGCCTGATCGATGCGGGGTTGCGCATGTCGCTGACCCGCAGCAGCACTGGCGATGACAATTGGGATGGCGTGCTGCAAAGTGCGGGCGTGCGCGAGGCTTATGACGAAGGCCACAACAAGCTGACCAACGCCGACGCGATCGACTATCTCCTGCGCGATCGCACCAATCCGTCGAGCGTCATGTCTTGCATCGATTCCGGCCGCAACAATGCCCGCATGGTGCGCACGGCGCTGACGCGTGAGACCTGGGAAGCCACCAACGAATGCTGGATCGACCTGAAGTCACTGCTCGAAAAGCGCGTCAAGGCGGCCGAAATGCCAGAGGTGATCGATGTCATCAAGCGCCGCGCCGGCCTCATTCGCGGTGCCTTCCATGGCTCGACACTGCGCAACGAGCTCTATAATTTTGCCCGCATCGGCACCTTCATCGAGCGGGCCGACAATACCAGCCGCATCCTCGACGTGAAATATTACGTGCTGCTGCCCTCGGTCTCGGCTGTCGGCTCTTCCCTCGACAACGTGCAGTGGGAATCGATCCTGCGCTCAGTCTCCGCGCACCGTGCCTATAGTTGGGCCTATGACGGCGAATACCGGGCAATGAACATTGCCGACTTCCTGACCCTCAATGTCCAGATGCCGCGCTCGCTTGCCTATTGCTACGAGAAGATCGTCAGCAATCTCGGCTATCTGGCCCAGGATTACGAGGCGCGGCTCCCTGCCCACGATACCGCGGATTCAATCCGCACGACACTGCAGACGAGGGCGATCCGGGATATCATGGATCAGGGCCTGCACGAGTTCCTGGAGGATTTCGTCTCGCGCAATAACAAGCTCGGCGCGGAAATTTCCGACGGCTACCGGTTCTATGTATAA
- a CDS encoding circularly permuted type 2 ATP-grasp protein, which produces MAFDEMITGDESSRPPYEKYFEWYNSQDRAHLIAKSRDAENIFRKTGITFAVYGHADSSEKLIPFDIIPRIISAREWRKLAQGIEQRVIALNAFLDDIYHKQEIIRAGRVPRELIENNVTFIPEMIGFRPPGGVYTHIVGTDIVRTGEDQFYVLEDNARTPSGVSYMLENRETMMQMFPELFHENKVQRVEDYPYLLRQSLASLAPPGCKGKPRVAVLTPGIYNSAYYEHSFLADMMGVELVEGADLRVIDGKVKMRTTRGYEAIDVLYRRVDDDFLDPLTFRSDSALGIPGIMDVYRSGNITIANAPGTGICDDKAIYSYMPEIVEFYTGRKALLENVPTWRCSEADSLKYVLEHLEELVVKEVHGSGGYGMLVGPTASKKERADFAEKLKAKPNNYIAQPTLSLSTVPILVNKGIAPRHVDLRPYVLVSDKVQIIPGGLTRVALKQGSLVVNSSQGGGTKDTWVLED; this is translated from the coding sequence TTGGCATTTGATGAAATGATTACCGGGGACGAAAGTTCTCGCCCGCCTTATGAAAAATACTTCGAGTGGTACAACAGCCAAGACCGGGCGCATCTGATTGCCAAATCCCGCGATGCGGAAAACATCTTCCGGAAGACCGGCATCACCTTCGCGGTCTACGGCCATGCCGACAGTTCCGAAAAACTCATCCCCTTCGACATCATTCCCCGCATCATCTCCGCCCGCGAATGGCGCAAGCTCGCCCAAGGCATCGAGCAGCGGGTGATCGCGCTTAACGCCTTTCTCGACGATATCTACCATAAGCAGGAGATCATCCGCGCCGGCCGCGTTCCGCGCGAGCTGATCGAAAACAACGTCACCTTCATCCCCGAAATGATCGGTTTCCGGCCGCCCGGCGGCGTCTACACCCACATCGTCGGCACCGACATCGTGCGCACCGGCGAGGACCAGTTTTACGTGCTGGAGGATAATGCCCGCACGCCCTCCGGTGTCAGCTACATGCTGGAAAACCGGGAAACCATGATGCAGATGTTCCCTGAGCTCTTTCACGAGAACAAGGTGCAGCGTGTCGAGGATTATCCCTATCTGCTGCGTCAAAGCCTCGCCTCGCTCGCCCCTCCCGGCTGCAAGGGCAAGCCTCGCGTCGCCGTGCTGACGCCGGGCATCTACAATTCCGCCTATTACGAGCATTCGTTCCTCGCCGACATGATGGGCGTCGAACTGGTCGAGGGTGCGGATCTGCGCGTCATCGACGGCAAGGTGAAGATGAGGACGACACGCGGTTACGAAGCGATCGACGTGCTCTACCGCCGCGTCGACGACGATTTCCTCGATCCCCTGACCTTCCGATCCGATTCCGCGCTCGGCATTCCCGGCATCATGGATGTCTACCGCTCCGGCAACATCACCATCGCCAATGCGCCGGGCACCGGCATTTGCGACGACAAGGCGATCTACTCCTATATGCCCGAGATCGTCGAATTCTATACCGGCCGCAAGGCGCTGCTCGAAAACGTGCCGACCTGGCGCTGTTCGGAAGCCGACAGCCTGAAATATGTGCTGGAACACCTGGAAGAGCTCGTGGTCAAGGAGGTGCACGGCTCCGGCGGCTACGGCATGCTGGTCGGCCCGACGGCGTCGAAGAAGGAGCGCGCCGATTTCGCCGAGAAGCTGAAAGCCAAGCCGAACAATTACATCGCCCAGCCGACGCTGTCGCTCTCCACCGTGCCGATCCTCGTCAACAAGGGCATTGCGCCGCGCCATGTCGACCTTCGCCCCTATGTGCTTGTATCCGACAAGGTACAGATCATTCCGGGCGGGCTCACCCGCGTGGCGCTGAAGCAAGGCTCGCTGGTGGTCAATTCCAGCCAGGGCGGCGGCACCAAAGACACTTGGGTATTGGAGGACTGA
- a CDS encoding DMT family transporter, with amino-acid sequence MSLDRLAPAVFVLLWSTGWVVAKYASLHSEPFTFLSIRYALSAAAFLALCLVVRAQWPSRAAALRAVYSGFFLHGFYLAGLWWAIANGVPAGISGIIAALQPLLTAMAAPFLIGERLQQAQKLGLALGFVGIAIAISPKLLDPATADLTHAALPLAINLVAMASVTYGTLYQKKHLQAGDLRTIATLQYVGALILTLPLSLVFEHQHFDGAAQAYGALAWSVFGLSMGGVGLLLYLIRRGQVSRAASLIYLMPPAVALEAFIAFGEPLTLPLIVGTVVVVTGVYLTNRRAFREHRPAEA; translated from the coding sequence ATGTCCCTCGATCGCCTTGCCCCCGCCGTCTTCGTCCTGCTCTGGTCCACGGGCTGGGTGGTGGCGAAATACGCCTCGCTGCATTCCGAGCCCTTCACCTTTCTTTCGATACGCTACGCGCTGTCGGCGGCGGCATTCCTGGCGCTCTGCCTGGTGGTGCGGGCGCAATGGCCGAGCCGGGCGGCGGCGCTGCGCGCCGTCTATTCCGGCTTCTTCCTGCATGGCTTCTATCTCGCCGGCCTCTGGTGGGCGATCGCCAACGGCGTGCCGGCCGGCATATCCGGCATCATCGCGGCGCTGCAGCCGCTGTTGACGGCGATGGCCGCTCCCTTCCTCATCGGCGAGCGGCTGCAGCAGGCACAGAAACTCGGCCTTGCCCTTGGCTTCGTCGGCATTGCCATCGCCATTTCGCCGAAGCTGCTCGATCCGGCGACCGCCGATCTCACGCATGCCGCCCTGCCGCTGGCGATCAATCTCGTCGCCATGGCGTCCGTCACCTACGGCACGCTCTATCAAAAGAAACACCTGCAAGCCGGCGACCTCCGAACCATCGCGACCCTGCAATATGTCGGCGCGCTGATCCTCACGCTGCCGCTGTCGCTGGTCTTCGAGCATCAGCATTTCGATGGCGCCGCGCAGGCCTATGGCGCGCTGGCCTGGTCGGTCTTCGGTCTATCGATGGGCGGCGTCGGGCTGCTGCTCTATCTGATCCGCCGGGGTCAGGTGTCACGCGCCGCCTCGCTGATCTACCTGATGCCGCCGGCGGTTGCTCTCGAAGCCTTCATCGCCTTCGGGGAACCGCTGACCCTGCCGCTGATCGTCGGCACCGTGGTGGTCGTGACAGGCGTCTATCTGACGAACCGCAGGGCGTTCAGAGAGCATAGGCCTGCAGAGGCGTAG
- a CDS encoding DEAD/DEAH box helicase has translation MVRSGDSHCGAPKGYTLTNFESLGVSKPIVATLFQLGIETPTPIQEHAIPLLLEGRDLIGLAQTGTGKTAAFGLPLIEKLLADERRPDNRTTRTLILAPTRELVNQIAESLKKFIRKSSLRINVVVGGVSINKQQLQLEKGTDILVATPGRLLDLINRRAITLTAVRYLVLDEADQMLDLGFVHDLRKIAKMVPKKRQTMLFSATMPKAIADLAGEYLVDPVKVEVTPPGKAADKVEQYVHFVAGKNDKTELLRKSLTENPDGRAMVFLRTKHGAEKLMKHLENIGYSVASIHGNKSQGQRERALKAFRDGSIKTLIATDVAARGIDIPAVSHVYNYDLPEVPDAYVHRIGRTARAGRDGIAIAFCAPDEAKLLRDIERLMGIDITVASGEAPANIGGGPRRANGNGNNRNRNGGQGREGQGRGEGRGDQNRSEHRGSRQERRPRREGEGSEVRAGGEERRPRPERPTSRNEDFRGQRRGEATPDLGPDNDLASTSDFRASAKPQRPAHHGAHANGEPSGHHRGNSRHAHGRPARKHGEDRGPQQAQAGEPRRDGNGGNRRGGSGSRNGGGQRRERA, from the coding sequence ATGGTGCGTTCCGGCGATAGTCATTGTGGCGCCCCGAAAGGTTATACCTTGACTAATTTTGAATCGCTTGGTGTCTCCAAGCCGATCGTCGCTACTTTGTTCCAGCTCGGCATCGAAACGCCGACGCCGATCCAGGAACATGCCATTCCTCTCCTCCTCGAAGGCCGCGACCTGATCGGCCTTGCCCAGACCGGCACCGGCAAGACCGCTGCTTTCGGACTGCCGCTTATCGAAAAGCTGCTCGCCGATGAACGGCGCCCCGACAACCGCACGACGCGCACGCTGATCCTTGCGCCGACCCGCGAACTGGTGAACCAGATCGCCGAGAGCCTGAAGAAATTCATCCGCAAGTCGTCGCTGCGCATCAATGTCGTCGTCGGCGGCGTCTCGATCAACAAGCAGCAGCTTCAGCTTGAAAAGGGCACAGATATTCTCGTCGCCACGCCCGGCCGGCTGCTCGACCTCATCAATCGCCGCGCGATCACGCTGACTGCCGTTCGCTATCTCGTGCTCGACGAAGCCGACCAGATGCTCGACCTCGGCTTCGTCCACGATCTGCGCAAGATCGCCAAGATGGTGCCGAAAAAGCGTCAGACCATGCTGTTCTCGGCGACCATGCCGAAGGCGATCGCCGATCTTGCCGGCGAATATCTCGTCGATCCCGTCAAGGTCGAAGTCACGCCTCCAGGTAAGGCTGCCGACAAGGTCGAGCAGTACGTTCATTTCGTCGCCGGCAAGAACGACAAGACGGAGCTGCTCCGCAAGTCGCTGACCGAAAACCCCGATGGCCGCGCCATGGTCTTCCTGCGCACCAAGCACGGTGCCGAGAAGCTGATGAAGCATCTCGAAAACATCGGCTATTCCGTCGCCTCGATCCACGGCAACAAGAGCCAGGGTCAGCGCGAGCGGGCGCTGAAGGCCTTCCGCGACGGCAGCATCAAGACGCTGATCGCCACCGACGTCGCCGCCCGCGGCATCGACATTCCGGCCGTCAGCCACGTCTACAACTACGACCTGCCTGAAGTGCCCGACGCCTATGTGCATCGCATCGGCCGCACGGCGCGTGCCGGCCGCGACGGCATCGCCATCGCTTTCTGCGCTCCCGACGAAGCCAAGCTGCTGCGTGATATCGAGCGCCTGATGGGCATCGACATCACTGTCGCCAGCGGCGAAGCGCCGGCAAACATCGGCGGCGGCCCCCGTCGCGCCAACGGCAACGGCAACAACCGCAATCGCAATGGCGGCCAGGGTCGCGAAGGTCAGGGTCGTGGCGAAGGCCGTGGCGACCAGAATCGCTCCGAGCATCGCGGCAGCCGTCAGGAACGCCGCCCGCGCCGCGAAGGTGAAGGCAGCGAAGTCCGCGCCGGCGGCGAGGAGCGTCGTCCGCGTCCGGAGCGCCCGACCAGCCGCAACGAGGACTTCCGCGGTCAGCGCCGCGGTGAAGCGACCCCGGATCTCGGCCCCGACAACGATCTGGCCTCGACCTCCGATTTCCGCGCCTCTGCAAAGCCGCAGCGTCCGGCCCATCACGGCGCCCATGCCAATGGTGAGCCGAGCGGTCATCACCGCGGCAACAGCCGCCATGCCCACGGCCGCCCGGCCCGCAAGCATGGCGAGGACCGCGGCCCGCAGCAGGCCCAGGCCGGCGAACCGCGCCGCGACGGCAACGGCGGCAATCGTCGCGGTGGCTCCGGCTCCCGCAACGGTGGCGGCCAGCGCCGCGAACGCGCCTGA